The stretch of DNA TTGCTAGAATCCCCCCTTCTAGATGACCGCATAGCCGCACGGCTGCGTCAACAGTCGCTTCGCCTTCACGGTGCAACTTTTGTCCACCGATGCGAGGGGTTTCTTTCAGTAAGAGATCTCGTGCAGCCCGATATTTGCCTTCACCACGCAAGCCGTCACTGACGACATGTTCCGCAAGGCGCACTAGCGAGTCAGCGAGCACCTGTGTAGAGACATGGTCGTGTGCGAACACAGCGTGAGGGTGGGTCGCCTTGCTATCTTGCCGTTTCTTGATATCAATGGTGTAGTCTTCAAAAGAAATCGCAGCAACCTTCGCCACTATTTTGTTATCTTCACAATTGCAAAGATTCTCACCGCCGCGGAATTCGTTTTCCTGCGGCGGGAATTTATAGCGATGAATTGGTGCTCTTTCCGTACCTCCCACCTCATTGACAAAGGTGAGACCTGACAACCCGGTACGTTCATCCATCAGTTCCTCTGCCGAAAGGTCGCACAGCCGGAAATATTCCCACCATACGGCTTTGTCTTCCCGGCGGTGCCAGTCAATTATGTTGGCCAATACCCATAGTCCCTGTTGTTCTTTATCCCGTTTTTCTGGATCAGTCGGAATGCCAGCAGTCAGTTGTTCAATCAGCGGATTAATTTTCATAAGCCAGTCAGTGATTCTTTCTGTTGGCGAACCGTCACCCGGTTCTGGACGCGGTATATCCGCCCCATCTGCTAGTAACTGACCGCGTTGCGTTTCAAGCCAGTCTCGCAGCCCTGCCACGGAGGCACAGTCATCCTTGTTGTAGACTAACACCGTGGCTTTGGTCTCCTCCGTAATTGAAGGAATATCATCCAGTTCCAGATTGGCTTGAAGATTTGCAAGTGCTGCATTTGCATCCGGGAGTTGCGTATTGCGCTTGAAGCCGTAGAACGGTTCCAGGTCTTTGATTGAATAGCTTTCAACGCTGGCACGAATACTGTGGCGCACGACCTGATATAGATCAATAAATACGCCGGCGCGCAACAACTGGTCGATTTCTTCTTCTCTCGAGGCATATCTCCCCATCAGCCGTTTTAAGGCTGAGGTCTCGTAAGGTGCATAATGGTAAATGTGAAGGTCGGGATATTGCTCCCAACGTTCCATAACGAAATCGACGAAATTCTCGAAGGTCTGCCGTTCTTCAGCGCGTGAGAAAGCCCAGATGTTTTTGTAAACAGTGTCAGCACTCTCATCATTGAATACATAACCGAACAGATATTCAAGTCCATGTTCTCCAACAAAAGGATCGCCTTCGAGATCGAAGAAAATATCGCCAGGCGAAGGTTCAGGAAGGCAAGAGAGGCCAAAGCCATGCTTAACAGGCAGCAATTCAAATTTACATTTGCCACTTTCTCTCGCCTCGACCTGAATGCGGGCCTGTTCGCGTACTCGGTCATAGAAGTTTGCCGAGCCGCGTTCTGGTTCCCATGGCGGTGGCAACGGCAATAGAGCCAAGTCCTGTACCGTCGTGATGTTGTGCTGTGATAGTTCCTTAATCTGGAGTTTGGATATTCCAGCCACGAGACAAAGGTGATCATCGTCGCGGCGGTGCTTGTCACAGTTTTCCCGCCAGCGGCAGATATCACAATACTCTTTGGGGTCGGGATAGGTCTTTTCGGCTTCCTGACTTATTAGGAATTCCCGAAGTGCCCGCTGTACCTTGCGAAAATACGCGGCATAGTCGGCAAAACGATATTTCCGCGGTTCGAAATCAGACCAAGGGACAACTACGTACATATAATCGGGCGTGACACCTTGTGCCTTCGTTAGCAAGTCGGAATAAAGGCATAGTTGCAGAATAGTTCCCGCTCTAGTTTCGCGTGCAAGCTTGGTATCAATTGCCTCATATGACCAATCGCCGATGATACCCGGCTTTTCGACACGACGAAGAATGTCGGCACGACCACCCCAACCATCACATGAAAGTGCACCTTGCACGATCACAGCGACACCTTGTCTCATCGCCAAAAGCGTTTCTTCCACCGCTTCTTCGGTAACATACGAACCGTCAATGCGCACGATTCCTAGGCCAGATTGCTCCAGATGGGCGACATAATTTTGTTCATGAATGGAACCACGCTTCAACAGGACCTGGAGTAGTGGGTCCCAGACAGTTGGTTTGGCGAGTACCCCTTCGGCCACAGCACGGTCGAGGGTGGATAGATAACGACAATTCAAATAACCTACGAGGTCGCTGGCGGTTAGGTCAAATTTGCTGCCAGTTTTTTTCATAGCTGAAGCACACTGTCTCTATACAATAGCTAAAGATATAACTAGGACGCCACACTAGGTATCTACTAAGATTGTAGCATTGAACCACTCACCCTTCCCGTTATCTGAGGGGATGTGAGGAGCAATGTCGGCAACACTGCGAGTATGCAGCTTAGGCGGATCTTTCGCCATATCCCAAAGATGAAATAGATATGCTGTATCCGCCTTTTCAGCCTGCTTCCATTCATTGCGGGTTACCCAAAACCTGAGGGGAGAATTAATCGTAGATTTGACTTCAATCATACGACTATCAATGGTACCGTGGTCAGACTTTTCATACGAGAGGACATCATAACCCGCGAAATTGTCATCGAGTCCTGGCCATTCAACTTCTCTCTCAATCCCCTCACTTTTTAGCCTTATCCGCTCATATTCAATTGTGAGTAACTCAGCAACTCTAGCTTGCTTCATTTTTTCAAGGTCTGAAATTAGCTTCGCGTGTCCTGTAATGTCGTCCCACCAAGTCACAACATCAGCGGATGGAGGGTCTGCCATCAAACCAGCGGCTACAAAAACATCCTGATCATTTGTATCAAGTCCACGCACAAAGCGTTTACGTCCAACTCGCATAGTTTTGGACCAGATTGGTTGGTGCTTGATAAGAATCGCTTTAATGCATTCTTGATAAAAGGCTTTTCCATCTGTAGGGCATTCGTCATCAACAAGTGTGTTAAGATAAGAGGATGCCTCTAAATCAAAGCTGGCACCATCCACCTCAAGACTTTCGATTAGAGGTATGATATCCAAAGTCTTAAGTTCGGGCTGGCGAGCAGAATACTTCCTGATTAACCGTAGTCCTTCTAATGCAGAAAGAGAAAACATTCGCTCGATCGGAATGAGCGCTGTCATGCTTCCTCCATTGGAACATCTCCTGCTCTGTTTTCCATTTCGGCAATTAAGTCTATGATGTCTTGGAGTTCAACGTCATAATCTATAGGATCATCGGCACTTTCTTCATCCAACGCAATTTCGTGTAGATCTGGATCATCCAAGAGTTGTTGCATATTGCGGATCTTTTCCACCAACCTACGGCTAACCGAATAATCAATGCTTCCAACTCTTGGAGGTGCTATTGATCTATATACAAAGATATTAGTTTCCTGATTCGGGGGAAGTCCTAGTCGATGAATCCTGTCAATTGATTGAAGATAGTGTGTGGAAACATAGCTTCGGTCAGCGTATAAAGCATTATGGCAGACGGTGTGTAGACTTATTCCTTCA from Candidatus Dadabacteria bacterium encodes:
- a CDS encoding TM0106 family RecB-like putative nuclease, which codes for MKKTGSKFDLTASDLVGYLNCRYLSTLDRAVAEGVLAKPTVWDPLLQVLLKRGSIHEQNYVAHLEQSGLGIVRIDGSYVTEEAVEETLLAMRQGVAVIVQGALSCDGWGGRADILRRVEKPGIIGDWSYEAIDTKLARETRAGTILQLCLYSDLLTKAQGVTPDYMYVVVPWSDFEPRKYRFADYAAYFRKVQRALREFLISQEAEKTYPDPKEYCDICRWRENCDKHRRDDDHLCLVAGISKLQIKELSQHNITTVQDLALLPLPPPWEPERGSANFYDRVREQARIQVEARESGKCKFELLPVKHGFGLSCLPEPSPGDIFFDLEGDPFVGEHGLEYLFGYVFNDESADTVYKNIWAFSRAEERQTFENFVDFVMERWEQYPDLHIYHYAPYETSALKRLMGRYASREEEIDQLLRAGVFIDLYQVVRHSIRASVESYSIKDLEPFYGFKRNTQLPDANAALANLQANLELDDIPSITEETKATVLVYNKDDCASVAGLRDWLETQRGQLLADGADIPRPEPGDGSPTERITDWLMKINPLIEQLTAGIPTDPEKRDKEQQGLWVLANIIDWHRREDKAVWWEYFRLCDLSAEELMDERTGLSGLTFVNEVGGTERAPIHRYKFPPQENEFRGGENLCNCEDNKIVAKVAAISFEDYTIDIKKRQDSKATHPHAVFAHDHVSTQVLADSLVRLAEHVVSDGLRGEGKYRAARDLLLKETPRIGGQKLHREGEATVDAAVRLCGHLEGGILAIQGPPGTGKTFTGAQMICELVHQGKTVGITANSHKVIRNLIDAAIAAAEESGVDLRCCHKAAEIEDEQPRLCFTRKNEELFDMLGSSVNVGGGTAWLWARPEASEIIDVLFVDEAAQMSLANVLAVSQAANTVVLIGDPQQLDQPMQGSHPDGTNVSALDHVLAGKQTIRPEQGLFLEETWRLHPDICNYTSELFYEGKLKAKKDLKQQVVHASGPINGAGLYYLPVEHEGNQNCSPEEALAIEALVKRLLNSDATWVDRDGSKRPVTLDNILIITPYNAQVFEIQRLLAGARVGTVDKFQGQEAPIAIYSTATSSHKDAPRGMEFLYSLNRLNVATSRAKCLSIMVSSPQVFEAECRTPRQIQLANAFCRYLELAEEIKLVP
- a CDS encoding DUF3883 domain-containing protein: MTALIPIERMFSLSALEGLRLIRKYSARQPELKTLDIIPLIESLEVDGASFDLEASSYLNTLVDDECPTDGKAFYQECIKAILIKHQPIWSKTMRVGRKRFVRGLDTNDQDVFVAAGLMADPPSADVVTWWDDITGHAKLISDLEKMKQARVAELLTIEYERIRLKSEGIEREVEWPGLDDNFAGYDVLSYEKSDHGTIDSRMIEVKSTINSPLRFWVTRNEWKQAEKADTAYLFHLWDMAKDPPKLHTRSVADIAPHIPSDNGKGEWFNATILVDT